A genomic region of Raphanus sativus cultivar WK10039 chromosome 6, ASM80110v3, whole genome shotgun sequence contains the following coding sequences:
- the LOC108805728 gene encoding 60S ribosomal protein L3-2, producing MSHRKFEHPRHGSLGFLPRKRANRQRGKVKAFPKDDPNKPCRLTSFLGYKAGMTHIVREVEKPGSKLHKKETCEAVTVIETPPMVVVGVVGYVKTPRGLRSLSTVWAQHLSEEVRRRFYKNWAKSKKKAFTKYSKKHETEEGKKDIQSQLEKMKKYCTVIRVLAHTQIRKMKGLKQKKAHLNEIQVNGGDIAKKVDYAYSLFEKQVPVDAIFQKDEMIDIIGVTKGKGYEGVVTRWGVTRLPRKTHRGLRKVACIGAWHPARVSYTVARAGQNGYHHRTEMNKKIYRLGKVGQETHTAMTEFDRTEKEITPMGGFPHYGIVKDDYLLIKGCCVGPKKRVVTLRQTLLKQTSRVALEEIKLKFIDTASNGGHGRFQTSEEKAKFYGRVKA from the exons ATGTCTCACAGAAAGTTTGAGCATCCAAGACATGGTTCTTTGGGTTTCCTTCCAAGGAAAAGGGCTAACAGGCAACGTGGGAAAG TGAAGGCATTCCCTAAGGATGATCCTAATAAGCCTTGCAGGCTCACTTCCTTTTTGGGATACAAAGCTGGGATGACTCACATTGTCAGAGAAGTTGAAAAACCTGGATCAA AGCTCCACAAGAAGGAAACATGTGAAGCTGTGACTGTTATTGAGACACCTCCAATGGTCGTTGTCGGTGTGGTTGGGTATGTGAAGACACCGCGAGGTCTACGCTCTCTAAGCACTGTGTGGGCTCAGCATCTGAGCGAAGAAGTGAGGAGGAGGTTCTACAAGAACTGGGCCAAATCCAAGAAGAAGGCTTTCACCAAATACTCAAAGAAGCATGAAACCGAAGAAGGCAAGAAAGACATTCAAAGTCAactggagaagatgaagaagtacTGCACTGTCATCAGAGTTCTTGCTCACACTCAGATAAGGAAGATGAAAGGGCTCAAGCAGAAGAAGGCTCATCTGAATGAGATTCAGGTCAACGGTGGAGACATAGCAAAGAAGGTTGACTATGCATACAGTCTGTTCGAGAAGCAAGTCCCTGTAGATGCTATCTTCCAGAAAGATGAGATGATTGATATCATTGGTGTTACCAAAGGAAAAGGTTACGAAGGTGTGGTTACAAGATGGGGTGTGACCCGTCTTCCAAGGAAGACTCATCGTGGTCTCCGCAAGGTAGCTTGTATTGGAGCTTGGCACCCTGCTAGAGTCTCCTACACAGTGGCTAGAGCCGGGCAGAACGGGTACCACCACCGTACTGAGATGAACAAGAAGATTTACAGGCTTGGTAAAGTTGGACAAGAGACTCACACTGCCATGACTGAGTTCGACAG AACCGAGAAGGAGATCACACCGATGGGAGGATTCCCGCACTATGGGATAGTGAAGGATGATTATTTGTTGATCAAGGGATGTTGCGTGGGGCCAAAGAAACGTGTGGTGACATTGAGACAGACATTGTTGAAGCAGACTTCGAGGGTTGCGTTGGAGGAGATAAAGCTCAAGTTCATCGACACAGCATCCAATGGTGGACACGGTCGTTTCCAGACTTCTGAAGAGAAGGCCAAGTTCTATGGCAGAGTCAAGgcttag
- the LOC108810052 gene encoding protein RALF-like 15: MSKNVKVFVSLVLVVFLALAATNIEARYINYGDLNGGDHALACDKANPGSCKKQEVNHYRRGCETEERCRGSR, translated from the coding sequence ATGTCTAAAAATGTCAAAGTGTTTGTTTCTCTAGTTCTTGTAGTGTTCTTGGCTCTTGCAGCAACCAATATTGAAGCAAGATACATAAATTATGGTGATCTTAATGGTGGAGATCACGCTTTGGCTTGCGATAAAGCGAATCCTGGTTCCTGCAAGAAGCAAGAAGTCAATCATTACCGCAGAGGATGCGAGACGGAAGAACGTTGCCGTGGATCTCGTTGA
- the LOC130496611 gene encoding 60S ribosomal protein L3-2, producing the protein MSHRKFEHPRHGSLGFLPRKRANRQRGKVKAFPKDDPTKPCRLTSFLGYKAGMTHIVREVEKPGSKLHKKETCEAVTVIETPPMVVVGVVGYVKTPRGLRSLSTVWAQHLSEEVRRRFYKNWAKSKKKAFTKYSKKHETEEGKKDIQSQLEKMKKYCTVIRVLAHTQIRKMRGLKQKKAHLNEIQVNGGDIAKKVDYAYSLFEKQVPVDAIFQKDEMIDIIGVTKGKGYEGVVTRWGVTRLPRKTHRGLRKVACIGAWHPARVSYTVARAGQNGYHHRTEMNKKIYRLGKVGQETHTAMTEFDRTEKEITPMGGFPHYGIVKDDYLLIKGCCVGPKKRVVTLRQTLLKQTSRVALEEIKLKFIDTASNGGHGRFQTSEEKAKFYGRVKA; encoded by the exons ATGTCTCACAGAAAGTTTGAGCATCCAAGACATGGTTCTTTGGGTTTCCTTCCAAGGAAAAGGGCTAACAGGCAACGTGGGAAAG TGAAGGCCTTCCCTAAGGATGATCCTACTAAGCCTTGCAGGCTCACTTCCTTTTTGGGATACAAAGCTGGGATGACTCACATTGTCAGAGAAGTTGAAAAACCTGGATCAA AGCTCCACAAGAAGGAAACATGTGAAGCTGTGACTGTGATTGAGACACCTCCAATGGTCGTTGTCGGTGTGGTTGGGTATGTGAAGACACCACGAGGTCTACGCTCTCTAAGCACTGTGTGGGCTCAGCATTTGAGCGAAGAAGTGAGGAGGAGGTTCTATAAGAACTGGGCCAAGTCCAAGAAGAAGGCTTTCACCAAATACTCAAAGAAGCATGAAACCGAAGAAGGCAAGAAAGACATTCAAAGTCAactggagaagatgaagaagtacTGCACTGTCATCAGAGTTCTTGCTCACACTCAGATAAGGAAGATGAGAGGGCTCAAGCAGAAGAAGGCTCATCTGAATGAGATTCAGGTCAACGGTGGAGACATAGCAAAGAAGGTTGACTATGCATACAGTCTGTTCGAGAAGCAAGTCCCTGTAGATGCTATCTTCCAGAAAGATGAGATGATTGATATCATTGGTGTTACCAAAGGAAAAGGTTACGAAGGTGTGGTTACAAGATGGGGTGTGACCCGTCTTCCAAGGAAGACTCATCGTGGTCTCCGCAAGGTAGCTTGTATTGGAGCTTGGCACCCTGCTAGAGTCTCCTACACAGTGGCTAGAGCCGGGCAGAACGGGTACCACCACCGTACTGAGATGAACAAGAAGATTTACAGGCTTGGTAAAGTTGGACAAGAGACTCACACTGCCATGACTGAGTTCGACAG AACCGAGAAGGAGATCACACCGATGGGAGGATTCCCGCACTATGGGATAGTGAAGGATGATTATTTGTTGATCAAGGGATGTTGCGTGGGGCCAAAGAAACGTGTGGTGACATTGAGACAGACATTGTTGAAGCAGACTTCGAGGGTTGCGTTGGAGGAGATAAAGCTCAAGTTCATCGACACAGCATCCAATGGTGGACACGGTCGTTTCCAGACTTCTGAAGAGAAGGCCAAGTTCTATGGCAGAGTCAAGgcttag
- the LOC108835240 gene encoding probable serine/threonine-protein kinase PBL15: MRDSSPTSTKSSPLWKPFASNCCSVDDQTVLGNLSRCRPSKSEFSKNHLGPLPSFRRLSFADISRSSSARINEDLAEALGADLVDFQMCELKMITQCFSRNYLLGEGGFGKVYKGYIDENLRQSLKAQPVAVKLLDIEGLQGHREWLSEVILLGQLKHPNLVKLIGYCCEQEERVLIYEFMSRGSLENHLFKRISISLPWATRLKIAVAAAKGLAFLHDLESPIIYRDFKTSNILLDSDFTAKLSDFGLATMGPEGSKSHVTTRVMGTYGYAAPEYVSTGHLTTKSDVYSYGVVLLELLTGRRATEKSRPKNQQNIIDWAKPYLTSSRRLRCVMDQRLAGQYSVKAAKDTALLALQCVSPHPKDRPKMLAVVKVLESLMHHKDMAVSSGHWPPSPRSPKVRGNSENDRKSAPVH, encoded by the exons ATGAGAGACTCCTCACCAACTTCTACCAAATCGTCACCGCTATGGAAACCCTTTGCCTCAAACTGTTGCTCCGTCGATGACCAAACGGTCTTGGGAAATTTAAGCCGTTGCCGACCTTCGAAATCAGAGTTCTCCAAGAACCATCTCGGACCACTTCCTTCTTTCAGGCGTCTTTCCTTCGCTGATATAAGCCGTTCTTCTTCCGCTAGGATCAACGAAGATCTCGCAGAGGCTCTCGGAGCCGATTTAGTGGATTTTCAGATGTGTGAGCTTAAAATGATCACGCAGTGCTTCTCTCGGAACTATCTTCTCGGAGAAGGTGGGTTCGGTAAAGTTTATAAAGGTTACATCGATGAGAATCTCCGACAAAGCCTCAAGGCTCAGCCTGTCGCTGTCAAGCTACTGGACATTGAAGGGCTTCAAGGACATCGTGAATGGCTT TCTGAGGTCATACTACTTGGACAACTAAAGCACCCGAATCTAGTCAAACTTATCGGTTACTGCTGCGAGCAGGAAGAACGAGTCCTCATCTACGAGTTCATGTCACGTGGTAGCTTGGAAAACCACCTCTTCAAAc GGATTTCAATATCGCTGCCGTGGGCGACGAGGCTGAAAATCGCTGTCGCTGCTGCTAAGGGTTTGGCCTTTTTGCATGATTTAGAGAGTCCAATAATATACCGTGATTTCAAGACTTCGAATATACTACTCGATTCG GATTTTACTGCGAAACTATCAGATTTTGGTTTGGCAACAATGGGACCAGAGGGATCCAAATCTCATGTCACAACTCGAGTCATGGGCACGTATGGTTATGCTGCTCCTGAATATGTTTCAACAG GGCATTTAACGACAAAGAGCGACGTGTATAGTTACGGAGTCGTGTTACTCGAGCTCCTAACGGGGAGAAGAGCCACCGAAAAGTCACGGCCAAAAAACCAGCAGAACATCATCGATTGGGCAAAGCCTTACCTAACCAGCAGCCGTCGTCTTCGATGCGTTATGGACCAGAGGCTCGCTGGTCAATACTCTGTCAAGGCGGCTAAGGATACCGCTCTTCTCGCCTTACAGTGCGTGAGCCCTCACCCTAAGGATCGCCCTAAGATGCTTGCCGTTGTGAAGGTTCTAGAGAGTCTCATGCATCATAAGGACATGGCCGTTTCCTCTGGCCACTGGCCACCGTCTCCTAGGTCGCCTAAGGTTAGAGGAAATAGTGAGAACGATAGAAAATCAGCCCCGGTTCACTAA